A genomic region of Caenorhabditis elegans chromosome V contains the following coding sequences:
- the T08B1.4 gene encoding Fungal lipase-type domain-containing protein (Confirmed by transcript evidence) yields the protein MRSLLLLLLPLLSVSIPLGKQTGYDDAEARRLVKLAAAAYGERHVSCINKAFGNGENFHIENIEQKSCDHLDSTCASFTVVSENARRIIVVFRGTRSKSQLFLEGWQSVGTGIDFFDMGEVNRYFLNAHLVLWPEIEKVITNPRWANFDITFTGHSLGGALASLAAARTAKQGFRSGSQIKVYTFGQPRVGNVQFARNFDAILPNTYRVVFRRDIVPHMPACHKNQTFISEHEGGAKPCHAEHQDYYHHGTEIWYPDEMSAGAHYVECLGAPKNEDFGCSDRIKFFVDQSDTYTWDHRHYFGVKVPPYGKTGCDDLLPEGKPTVFENVVKRLNLLTRTIGLD from the exons atGCGATCTTTGCTCCTTCTCCTCTTACCGCTCCTTTCGGTATCAATTCCACTTGGGAAACAGACCGGTTACGACGATGCAGAAGCCAGAAGACTTGTAAAACTGGCAGCAGCAGCGTATGGGGAACGACATGTTTCTTGTATTAACAA agccTTCGGGAACggagaaaattttcatattgaaaatatCGAGCAAAAGAGTTGCGATCACTTGGATAGTACCTGTGCGTCGTTTACAG tcGTCTCCGAAAATGCACGACGAATTATTGTGGTGTTCCGAGGAACACGATCTAAG tctcAACTATTCCTAGAAGGATGGCAGTCCGTCGGAACCGGAATTGATTTCTTTGACATGGGAGAAGTCAATAGATATTTCCTAAATGCGCATTTGGTACTTTGGCCGGAAATTGAGAAAGTCATTACGAATCCAAGATGGGcg aacttCGATATCACCTTCACCGGTCACTCCCTCGGTGGAGCTCTTGCTTCTCTCGCAGCCGCCCGTACCGCAAAACAAGGCTTCCGATCTGGCTCTCAAATTAAAGTCTACACCTTCGGCCAGCCACGTGTCGGAAATGTGCAATTCGCTCGCAACTTTGACGCGATTCTCCCGAACACTTATCGAGTGGTCTTCCGACGAGACATCGTTCCACATATGCCAGCGTGTCACAAGAATCAGACATTCATCTCGGAGCACGAAGGTGGAGCAAAGCCGTGTCACGCAGAGCACCAGGATTATTATCATCATGGAACGGAGATTTGGTATCCGGACGAGATGAGCGCTGGAGCACATTATGTCGAGTGCCTAGGGGCTCCGAAGAATGAAGATTTTGGATGCTCGGATAgaatcaagttttttgttgatcaaTCTGATACGTACACCTGGGATCATCGACATTATTTTGGAGTCAAG GTACCACCATATGGAAAAACCGGATGCGATGATCTACTTCCCGAAGGAAAaccaacagtttttgaaaatgttgtgaaGCGGCTCAATTTGCTCACAAGAACCATTGGTTTGGATTAA
- the Y40B10B.1 gene encoding Vitelline membrane outer layer protein 1 (Confirmed by transcript evidence), producing MIALIFIFLLTAPAFFCERVELRSPRYTNFGNWHPWSRCRDGEFAYGIQVKVEGDQRGGDDTGLNAVCLFCRPLGSDEISRENWINSGEGLWGVWGARKYCQNTNVLIGFELRSEPDQRGKDDVAADNFAGYCGEPLGPRTKDVWVAGDTPGWGEWTGAQLCPERYAVCGIQSQIEGDQRGGDDTALNNVNVECCKITVAACNPGYSLVRIAHYDNSQSPGTVAHEVLRRISITKTTGSTTTLSNSEKNTVSGSIGASMAYTDGQFTGIVNTELTKSSEKMTTSQLQTMVQDAITNERSEKVTFTIPAWQNIVIDQLVITCGEYRIATAKTITRSIH from the exons ATGATTGCcctgatttttatatttctgtTAACTGCACCCGCTTTTTTCTGCGAAAGAGTGGAGTTACGGTCACCTCGCTACACAAACTTCGGAAACTGGCATCCATGGTCAAGATGCCGTGATGGCGAGTTTGCCTACGGTATTCAGGTCAAGGTGGAGGGAGATCAACGAGGTGGTGATGATACTGGTCTTAACGCCGTTTGTCTTTTCTGCCGTCCACTAGGATCTG acgaaaTCAGCAGAGAAAATTGGATAAATAGCGGAGAAGGCCTGTGGGGTGTATGGGGAGCTAGAAAATACTGCCAGAATACAAATGTGCTCATTGGATTCGAATTACGATCTGAGCCGGACCAAAGGGGGAAAGATGATGTCGCTGCGGACAACTTTGCCGGGTATTGTGGAGAACCACTCGGCCCTAGAACCAAAGACGTGTGGGTCGCAGGAGACACTCCAGGATGGGGAGAATGGACGGGTGCTCAATTGTGTCCAGAAAGATACGCAGTTTGCGGAATACAAAGTCAAATTGAAGGAGATCAACGCGGCGGTGATGATACCGCTCTTAACAATGTGAACGTAGAGTGTTGCAAAATTACCGTGGCAGCTTGCAACCCTGGATACTCTCTTGTGCGAATTGCACACTATGATAATAGTCAAA gccCAGGAACTGTTGCCCACGAGGTACTACGCAGAATTTCGATCACTAAGACAACTGGATCGACCACAACGCTTTcgaattctgagaaaaatacagtttctgGTT CTATTGGGGCAAGCATGGCTTATACCGATGGTCAGTTCACTGGAATTGTCAATACTGAACTTACgaaaagctctgaaaaaatgacaacTAGCCAACTGCAAACGATGGTTCAGGATGCTATTACCAATGAACGAAGT GAGAAAGTAACTTTCACAATCCCGGCTTGGCAAAACATTGTCATCGACCAATTGGTGATCACATGTGGCGAATATCGTATTGCCACTGCAAAAACTATTACAAGATcgattcattga
- the srj-15 gene encoding Serpentine Receptor, class J (Partially confirmed by transcript evidence), which yields MYIHWTNHYFPKIFGILSFVANPIFMYLIVTEQKSNSIGKYRFLIFFFAIFDMSYSTVELLAPVGIHGTGAAFVVCLTDGPFYGIKNLHLAQLAVSIRCGCISLSYGILIIHFIYRYITLFFPKLVASIFQSTGCICIFLFFITHGIVWAGVCELFLYGDNEMRDYIRDAFQKDYGVDSYDIAFLGAIYMEASDQVVERSWAGILILTGISTYAVSLYIALGYKIMKKLRDNPAMSVTTKNMHKQLFRALSVQTIIPICISFSPCLVAWYGPVLGFDLGMWNNYLGVIALSAFPFMDPVAIILLLPAYRNRVFGVVPKAPVIVPTLVTRSSHRWTTTANVLAH from the exons ATGTACATTCACTGGACGAATCActattttcccaaaatttttggcattttgtcATTTGTCGCCAATCCGATTTTCATGTATCTGATAGTGACTgagcaaaaatcaaattcaatcggaaaatatcgatttttgatttttttctttgccaTTTTTGATATGAGCTACTCAACAGTTGAGTTGCTAGCTCCAGTG GGAATTCATGGCACCGGAGCAGCTTTTGTTGTGTGCTTAACGGATGGCCCATTCTATGGAATTAAG AACCTTCATCTTGCCCAACTTGCTGTATCCATCCGATGTGGCTGTATATCTCTTTCCTACGGTATTCTGATAATTCATTTCATTTATAGATACATAACATTGTTTTT cccaaaacTTGTTGCCAGTATCTTTCAGTCAACTGGATGTATTtgcattttcttgtttttcatcACTCATGGAATTGTTTGGGCAGGAGTTTGCGAACTTTTTCTCTATGGGGACAATGAAATGAGAGACTACATCCGGGATGCATTCCAAAAAGACTACGGAGTTGATTCCTATGATATTGCGTTTCTGGGAGCAATTTACATG GAAGCCAGCGACCAAGTGGTGGAACGTAGTTGGGCAGGAATTCTGATTCTGACCGGAATATCAACGTATGCCGTCTCATTGTACATTGCACTTGGGTACAAG aTAATGAAAAAACTACGCGACAACCCAGCGATGTCAGTGACAACTAAAAACATGCACAAACAACTGTTCCGTGCTCTGTCCGTCCAAACGATCATCCCAATTTGCATCAGCTTCTCCCCGTGCTTGGTAGCCTGGTATGGACCGGTGCTAGGATTTGATCTCGGAATGTGGAACAACTACTTGGGAGTTATCGCCTTATCCGCTTTTCCATTTATGGACCCTGTTGCCATAATCCTTCTTCTTCCCGCTTACCGGAATCGTGTTTTTGGAGTTGTGCCAAAAGCCCCAGTAATCGTGCCCACATTGGTTACCAGGTCATCGCATCGGTGGACAACAACTGCTAATGTTTTGGcgcattga
- the acs-3 gene encoding Long-chain-fatty-acid--CoA ligase (Confirmed by transcript evidence), which translates to MVQKKMLTHPELFSRLVDGPERIRESVQVPKPITGCPDGITKTVWDVLTRSAQLNPNAPLFGESVNGRHVYTTYREAVEEATIIGSGIVAIMQKNQSTNKLIGIAGIHSRKYMHTMHGISGFDLTTVPLYHQSKLETLCDIIDNCKLEIIFCENAKRAEGFLSSKLGDRLRSLKTLIILDKTTTLQKHDDVEVMSLDEFKEIGKRNKRNPVKPKPETTYVICHTSGTTGRPKGVEMSHGSLVTSVSGIFTSWTIAYKWKFGLEDTYFSFLSLAHIYEHLIQTLTIYFGGKIGIYDGNTATLIPQIQKLEPTIVSLVPRLLNKLYEAVHDGVAKKGFIARKLFDYAKKTKARQLQRGVLRYDTFFDKIVFKKLKLMLGGKLKVLTSGGAPITKEVKTFTRYAYGCPLVEGYGQTECSAAGTLTLPWDTTYGNVGGPAPWAQVKLVDVPEKNYFSMNDEGEVCFRGNAMMTGYFQDPELTAKTIDSEGWLHTGDIGKWLPTGGLQIIDRKNEMFKLSQGDFVSPIQIEAIYANSPLITQIYVTGKTERSFLVGIVVLDLPRFKQLPLVKALDGKESIEMIMENKEVKNAVIAELNKYAKQNGLQTIELIRNVHLTLQEFTEENGLITSTLKNRRKILEDYFAPQIAKMYKEVEAL; encoded by the exons ATGGTTCAGAAAAAGATGCTAACCCACCCGGAATTATTTTCTCGGCTAGTTGATGGACCGGAAAGGATTCGAGAAAGTGTACAGGTCCCAA AACCAATAACCGGGTGCCCAGACGGAATCACCAAAACCGTGTGGGATGTGCTTACTCGAAGTGCCCAGCTCAACCCAAATGCTCCGCTATTCGGAGAAAGTGTGAACGGCAGACATGTGTATACCACTTATCGCGAAGCTGTTGAAGAAGCCACAATAATTGGATCAGGCATTGTGGCAATTATGCAAAAGAATCAATCCACTAACAAATTGATTGGAATCGCTGGAATTCACTCGAGAAAATATATGCACACGATGCATGGAATTAGCGGGTTTGACCTGACTACAGTACCACTTTATCATCAATCGAAATTGGAGACTTtgtg cgacaTCATCGACAACTGCAAGCTGGAAATCATTTTCTGCGAAAACGCAAAGCGCGCCGAAGGGTTCCTGTCGTCGAAACTCGGAGATCGTCTTCGTTCGTTGAAGACCTTAATTATTCTTGACAAGACGACTACCCTTCAGAAGCATGATGACGTGGAAGTGATGAGCTTGGATGAATTCAAGGAGATCGGGAAAAGGAATAAGAGAAATCCAGTGAAACCAAAACCCGAGACAACCTATGTGATTTGCCATACCAGTGGTACTACAGGACGTCCTAAAGGTGTTGAAATGTCACATGGAAGCCTCGTGACGTCAGTCTCCGGAATCTTCACCTCCTGGACAATAGCCTATAAATGGAAGTTTGGACTGGAAGACACTTACTTCAGTTTTCTATCCTTAGCTCACATCTATGAGCATTTGATTCAAACGTTGACTATATACTTTGgagggaaaattggaatttatgaTGGTAACACTGCCACACTCATTCCGCAGATTCAGAAGTTGGAGCCAACGATTGTTTCGTTGGTGCCACGGCTCTTGAATAAGCTCTATGAAGCTGTGCACGATGGGGTGGCGAAGAAGGGATTCATTGCGAGGAAGCTATTTGATTATGCGAAAAAG ACCAAGGCTCGTCAGCTCCAGCGCGGTGTGCTCCGTTATGACACTTTCTTTGACAAAATCGTTTTCAAGAAG ctaaaactGATGCTCGGCGGGAAGCTCAAGGTTCTCACTTCTGGTGGGGCTCCAATCACAAAAGAGGTCAAAACGTTCACCAGATATGCCTATGGGTGTCCCCTTGTAGAGGGTTATGGACAGACGGAATGTAGTGCAGCCGGTACACTGACTCTTCCATGGGACACTACTTATGGAAATGTTGGTGGGCCGGCTCCTTGGGCTCAGGTTAAGCTGGTGGATGTTCCGGAgaagaattatttttcaatgaatgatGAAGGAGAGGTGTGCTTCCGTGGAAATGCGATGATGACTGGATACTTTCAAGATCCTGAATTAACCGCAAAAACCATCGATTCGGAAG GTTGGCTCCACACTGGAGATATCGGAAAATGGCTTCCAACCGGCGGCCTCCAAATCATAGATCGCAAAAACGAGATGTTCAAGCTCAGCCAAGGAGATTTTGTATCGCCAATTCAAATCGAAGCAATCTACGCAAATTCCCCGCTTATCACTCAAATATATGTCACCGGAAAAACTGAACGATCGTTTTTAGTTGGAATTGTGGTTCTAGACTTGCCACGATTCAAGCAACTTCCGCTGGTGAAGGCGTTGGACGGAAAAGAGAGCATCGAGATGATAATGGAGAATAAGGAAGTGAAAAATGCAGTTATTGCAGAGTTGAATAAATATGCAAAGCAGAATGGACTTCAAACAATTGAGCTTATCAGAAATGTGCATTTGACATTGCAG gaatttacCGAAGAAAATGGCTTGATAACTTCAACCCTTAAAAATCGCAGAAAGATTTTGGAAGACTACTTTGCACCCCAAATTGCAAAGATGTACAAGGAAGTTGAAGCGCTGTAA
- the fbxa-201 gene encoding Mos1 transposase HTH domain-containing protein (Confirmed by transcript evidence), which produces MESVQEIAPEAQQILSDPRALRGSILMEHLRGNDSLDGYSSLCDIFGKEFMEYNHFLYWFDGLADGTLTLDSIDRFSPQAVPRSFQATIDKITNIKDVYVYFGEFVIFVNENQWRYHNRGEDFTLVTFDSTDYEEKYDYLVDNKMP; this is translated from the exons ATGGAGTCTGTTCAGGA AATCGCACCAGAAGCTCAGCAGATCCTCTCTGATCCGCGAGCTCTCAGAGGTAGCATTCTCATGGAACATCTTCGAGGAAACGATTCGTTGGATGGATACAGCAGTTTGTGTGATATATTTGGGAAGGAATTTATGGAATACAATCATTTCCTCTACTGGTTCGATGGGCTTGCCGATGGGACACTGACATTGGACTCGATTGACCG GTTCTCGCCACAAGCAGTTCCCCGCAGCTTCCAGGCCACAATTgacaaaattacaaatatcAAGGATGTTTATGTGTATTTTGGTGAATTCGTAATATTCGTGAACGAAAACCAGTGGCGTTACCACAACAGAGGAGAGGACTTCACTCTAGTGACATTTGATAGTACTGACTATGAGGAGAAATATGATTATTTAGTCGATAACAAGATGCCATAA
- the srj-15 gene encoding Serpentine Receptor, class J (Partially confirmed by transcript evidence), translating into MYIHWTNHYFPKIFGILSFVANPIFMYLIVTEQKSNSIGKYRFLIFFFAIFDMSYSTVELLAPVVRLRFGIFSVFEDNLQGIHGTGAAFVVCLTDGPFYGIKNLHLAQLAVSIRCGCISLSYGILIIHFIYRYITLFFPKLVASIFQSTGCICIFLFFITHGIVWAGVCELFLYGDNEMRDYIRDAFQKDYGVDSYDIAFLGAIYMEASDQVVERSWAGILILTGISTYAVSLYIALGYKIMKKLRDNPAMSVTTKNMHKQLFRALSVQTIIPICISFSPCLVAWYGPVLGFDLGMWNNYLGVIALSAFPFMDPVAIILLLPAYRNRVFGVVPKAPVIVPTLVTRSSHRWTTTANVLAH; encoded by the exons ATGTACATTCACTGGACGAATCActattttcccaaaatttttggcattttgtcATTTGTCGCCAATCCGATTTTCATGTATCTGATAGTGACTgagcaaaaatcaaattcaatcggaaaatatcgatttttgatttttttctttgccaTTTTTGATATGAGCTACTCAACAGTTGAGTTGCTAGCTCCAGTGGTTCGTTTGCGTTTTGGaatcttttcagtttttgaagatAATCTTCAGGGAATTCATGGCACCGGAGCAGCTTTTGTTGTGTGCTTAACGGATGGCCCATTCTATGGAATTAAG AACCTTCATCTTGCCCAACTTGCTGTATCCATCCGATGTGGCTGTATATCTCTTTCCTACGGTATTCTGATAATTCATTTCATTTATAGATACATAACATTGTTTTT cccaaaacTTGTTGCCAGTATCTTTCAGTCAACTGGATGTATTtgcattttcttgtttttcatcACTCATGGAATTGTTTGGGCAGGAGTTTGCGAACTTTTTCTCTATGGGGACAATGAAATGAGAGACTACATCCGGGATGCATTCCAAAAAGACTACGGAGTTGATTCCTATGATATTGCGTTTCTGGGAGCAATTTACATG GAAGCCAGCGACCAAGTGGTGGAACGTAGTTGGGCAGGAATTCTGATTCTGACCGGAATATCAACGTATGCCGTCTCATTGTACATTGCACTTGGGTACAAG aTAATGAAAAAACTACGCGACAACCCAGCGATGTCAGTGACAACTAAAAACATGCACAAACAACTGTTCCGTGCTCTGTCCGTCCAAACGATCATCCCAATTTGCATCAGCTTCTCCCCGTGCTTGGTAGCCTGGTATGGACCGGTGCTAGGATTTGATCTCGGAATGTGGAACAACTACTTGGGAGTTATCGCCTTATCCGCTTTTCCATTTATGGACCCTGTTGCCATAATCCTTCTTCTTCCCGCTTACCGGAATCGTGTTTTTGGAGTTGTGCCAAAAGCCCCAGTAATCGTGCCCACATTGGTTACCAGGTCATCGCATCGGTGGACAACAACTGCTAATGTTTTGGcgcattga